The nucleotide sequence GTATTGTAGTACTATGGGCGGGGCCCTGGGTTCTTTAATTTATTGGCTTCCGTACTAACCTGTATTGATAAGAAATTTGGTGATTGGTGCCTCCACTTAGCAGAATACAACCCTTTGGCCTTTAATCCTACTAAGAATTGTTATCATCCAGTGTTGAAACACGTTTCTCTGGttcaaatttaataaacagGGGAAAATCCTTACACgaaagaaataacacacacaggatTCTTAACCtcaaaaatatagaatttagtaatcaaaattaatatttgcaacTTCAACTAAACACAATAAGagtacaaaataattacttcaattAGGGTCTCTTCAAAAcacctgtaaataaatcaaattacttgTGAAAACAATAGtcctgcagctcacacacacactcacacactcaagcTGCAACTCAATATcagtcctttaaaataaaataaaacaaacggtGCAGGCCTGTGTCGACGCTGGGGTGCGGTGTGGTCAGAAACTTTATGACCCTTTCGCTTGCAAAgcaagcagaacaaaacaataaaataataagcacgTGCAATTTGAGTACTCACAACCTcgagcagtcagtcagtcagcaacctGGTTAATATTAGTCGCTGGTAACCTTTAGGGAATCATTCGTGAGGGCAACGAGGGCATCCGGCAACGGCTTCGGTCTCCGACACAAAATCCAAGCAAGATGGCGACTCCTGGATACTTCTATGCTCCGTCACGtagcaagggggaaaaaaaagtccaaggatAGTCTCCTGGTCCTATACGTTAGCGAGCATATAAAATATCTTAGTCTTGCTTTATAATCGCTCTCATTTAAACTACTAACAGCATCGGCACACATTAACAACTTAGCAACTTAGACAGCTACTATATTATACATGTGCGACACGGCTAGCAAGCTAATATGCTATCCGCGATTAGCATCTCCATTTTAACATACTGCATCTGACAGAAACAGTTCAATACAACTTTCAAAGGAATATTTACCTTCGGATGTTTCAAAGTCCttaacacagaatggcaaactctGCATTCACCACGATGAAAGGCACTTATACTCCGATACGATCAGCGGTCAACACACACGTTTGATGTACGTCTGTGGCATCTCTGTACCTCTCGCGCACCTGCCCTCTACTAGGTCAACCTCACATCCCGCCCCCACAATCCCTTGATTGGTTACATAGGTCACAAACAaccaatacaaataaacacaagtcaagactgacattctgatgctcagtgagGATAGGTTGTACACAACACAAAATGCGTGAAAGTGCAGTGAAACTAATTAAAGTGACATACTACtttattaacaaacaaaatgatttggtcCACTATTGTTTTAACACAACTCACTTGTgaactttataaaaactgtacatgaactattagttatttgaacattttaaaactatttactcATGCCCATAATCATTATGGACTGGGCTACACCCTCCCTCTTCTAAAAAGGTAGATGTCCTCATCTAACCCTGGCTCTTCTGCCTGAGGTAGTTAAGGGTTTCCTTTCTTGTTTTGATGATCTCTTGAAAGGTGTAGACTCTCTGAATGGATTAATACCTTCGCCCTGTGAACCAAGGTTCAACTGAATAACCATCCCATGATGCACAATGGTTACAGGTTCCTCAGTAGGATGTCCAGGTTCATCATAAGTCAAGCGTATGACTGGCTTAACTTCGCGCTGAGATTTCCTAACTACTGGTGTCTCTTTGCATTTCACAGCTCTTTTCGAAACAGAAGGAGATTCCTGCGTCATCTCAGTTTCTGTAGGCTGGGACTGCAACTCTTCATCTTCCGATTCTTGAGAGCTAGTGTCATCCGACAACTCCTCTCTTTGTCTAACTGGGTCAGTTTCACTTTGCTCACTGTCTGACACCTGTGAACTCTCATCAACAGAACTTGGGTATGGTTTCTCCAGATGGTGGGTGTGCAAAAGCTGTTGTTTCACCTCATCCATATCCAAGGATGAGTACTCACGCACACCTTCAAATTCCAAGTCTGATGAAGCAGAGTCGCTGGTTACTTGCTCAGACAACGAAGACTGTTTGGGGGTTTTCCTTACACTCTGCAGCCTTGTGACTGCtggttttgtgacttttttctcgTTTTCCACTGAATGTGGCATTCTGACCAGGTAACCAATTGGCAAGAGATGATCTCTATGGAGGGTTTTAATGACTCCAGAGCCTTGTTCTGGCTTCACTTGATAAACAGGTAGATTGGGCAACTTCTTCACTACCACATAGGGAGTAGATCTCCAACGATCTTGAAGTTTGTGTTTCCCCTTCAGGCCAAGGTTTCTTAACAACACTCTGTCACCCTCTGCCAATGGTTGATCTCGGACATGTTGATCATAACGAGACTTGTTTCTCATGTGATTTTTGGTTGCGGCTTCCATTGCTAGTTTGTAAGCCTGTTGCAGATCTTGTCTCATCTGTTTGACATACTTAAGATGTGACACTTCACTTGTCCCATCCACAACTGTGCCAAAACAAATGTCAACTGGAAGTCTTGCTTCACGTCCAAACATTAAAAAGTAGGGAGAATGTCCTGTGGCATCATTTTTTGTGCAATTATATGCATGCACTAGATGACTGATGTATTGACTCCAGTTCcttttgtttgctgtgtccaGCGTACCAAGCATAGACAAGAGTGTTCTGTTGAATCGTTCAGGTTGAGCATCACCTTGTGGGTGATATGGGGATGTGCGAGACTTTCGTATGCCAAGCATAGAGAGAAGCTCCTTTATCAAGCGACTCTCAAAGTCTCTGCCTTGATCCGAATGGATTCTTGCGGGAAGACCATAATGCACAAAGTATTTTTCCCACAATACTCTTGCAACAGTAGtagctttttgattttttgtaGGGAACGCCTGTGCATATCTCGTGAAATGGTCTGTCACTACTAACACATTTGCAACCCCTCTACTGTCGGGTTCTATTTGCAAAAAGTCAATGCACACTAAATCTAAGGGACCATTGCTAGTGATCTGATTCAATGGAGTTGAATGCTGGGGAAGAGTCTTCCTGGAGACACATCTTccacatgtttttatatattgttcAACTTCAGCGATCATGCGGGGCCAATAGAATCTGTCTCTGAGCAGCTCAGAGGTTTTGTCTATTCCCAAATGTCCACAATCATCATGTAGTGACCTGAGTACTACACTTCGGTATCGCTGTGGCAAAACAAGTTGATTTATCTCTCTATCTGATGGTGTTTGTCTGGTTCTATATAGAACTCCATCTTTTAGCTCCAACTTAGAGATTTCTCTGCTAAGCAAAGCAACATCGGGGGGATCATTCTGAGATTGAACATGCATCTTGCCAGCTTCAAGAGCTGTTTTCACTGGACCGATGACAGGATCCAAATCTTGTGCAGACTTAAGCTCTCTTGGGCTTAGCTGATCAATGGCATCTGAGCTCAAGTGCGTTGGATAAGCATACACATCAGGGATGACCGTCGGTGGGACACCAAGTTGGTCAGCCAATCTAGTAGGGACACTGGGTGTTTCAACAACACAAGCTCGCCTACAGATTGCTTTAATGCCTGATGGTGGGATGTCTGTCCAGTTTCTGACATCTTCAGTTGCGTACTGTCGGGAGAGCAAGTCAGCGTCAGTGTTCTGACGGCCAGGACGGTACTGGATGCTGAAGTCATAGGTAGCAAGGGCAGCTAACCAGCGATGTCCTGTGGCATTTAGCCGGGCGGAGGACAGCACATAGGTTAAGGGGTTATTATCAGTTCTTACAGTAAACTTAGCTCCATACAAATAGTCATGAAATTTATCTACCACTGCCCACTTCAGCGCTAAAAACTCTAGCTGATGGACAGGGTATCGCAGTTCAGAATGGCTAAGTTTTCGGCTCGCAAATGCTACAGGCCGTAGACCTTCTGGGTGTTCCTGATATAGCACTGCACCTAAACCACTCATACTGGCGTCAACATGCAGTATGTATGGTTTACTTGGGTCTGCAAATGCTAACACTGGAGCATTTATGAGACAGTCAATGATTTTTCTGAATGCATCTCGACAGGACTGGTCCCACCGTTCGCCAAAAGGTTCAGATGCTTTGAAATACACCTTAGAGGTGCCTGGGGCTTGTGCTTGTCTCCCTTTCTGAGCTGGGGGGTAGCCCTTTGTAAGTTCAGTCAGTGGGCGAACAATGCTGGAGTAGTTCGCAATGAATCTCCGATAGTAGCCACAGAAACCAAGGAAGGACTTCAAAGACTTGAGATCAGCGGGTTCCTTCCAGTCTTTTACCACGTTCACTTTCTCGGGATCAGTGGCAATACCAGATTCTGAGACAATGTGGCCCACATATTTAACACTTGGTTGACAAAACTGGCATTTGTCAATTGACACTTTTAGGCCAACCTCTTGCAAGCGATCCAAAACTTTCAGCAATCGTTGTTCATGCTCCTCAAGAGTCTTTCCAAAGACAATAATGTCATCAAGATAGACAATGACTTGGAGAAGGTGCATATCACCCACGGCTTTCTCCATAAGCCGCTGAAAAGTGGCTGGGGCTCCAGTGATGCCCTGGGGCATCCTCTCAAATTGATAAAATCCGAGGGGACAGATGAATGCGGTCTTCTCCTTATCCTCTTCAGCCATGGCTATCTGATAATATCCACTCCGAAGATCCAGTACTGAGAACCATCGGCTGCCTGTGAGGCAATCCAAGGCATCATCAATGCGCGGCATTGTGTACTGATCCGGTATAGTGCGACTGTTCAGGGTCCGATAATCGATGCAGATCCTGATGGTTCCATTCTTTTTGCGCACTACCACAATGGGTGAGGCATAAGGACTTCGGGACTCTTTCAGAATGCCAGCAGCCAGTAGCTGCTGTATGTGTCGCCTTACATCGTCAATATCAGCTGGGGCTAAGCGACGTGATCGTTCTCTAAAAGGAGTGGGATCACTGACACGTATTTGGTGCTCAACTCCTCGTGCCAAACCAACATCCCATTCATTGAGAGAGAAAGCATTTCGTCTCTCAGCAAGTTTTCGGCTAAGCCGTTTCTTCCACTCCTCAGGAACTGGTGAGTCTCCAAAATCAAAGAGCTCGGGGTCAAGGAGGTCAGTGGTTGAGTTGGAAGGCTGAGGTAAGGCTACAGTATCTACTGCATACATTTCTGCAATGACAGTGCCAACCTGAATAGACGTGGGTTTTTGTGATTCATTGTGCAAAAGGACAGTGAAACTATTGGAGTCAATGTCTCTGTTAGGGAGCACTCCGGGCTGTACAAATACACCAGCCGGAAGATGCTGCGTCACAGGAGCTTCAACAAGAATAATGTCTTGAGAAGAGAAAGTCGGTTTCTCCACTTTACAGGTGGCATAACACTTCTCACCAGGAGCTATAGACAGTAGGCCTGGGCCTTGCCATTTCACTTGCCCAACTGCCTCATCAATAGCTTTTGACTGGGGGTTCAGGGTTTGTGTCTGTAGCTTTTCATAGACTGCTTGTATTCTCAAAGAGTGTACTTTGTTCTGACTGCCACTTTCTTTTGAAAGCTCCCACAGTCTGCGGAAGAGAAAGGCATTAGTGCCTACAATGACAGGCACTTGGCTGCAATGTTGTGGCTCGGGACACACAAGAGCAAGAACAGTGATTGGCCCTTTTACTCCTGCCAAGTCCTCTGGGAACTCCATGTCCACTACCACATAACCTCTGTAAGGGTACTCTGAATCAGCGAGACCCCATATAGCTAGATGAGAAATAGGACGAATAgggacatgtgacagatgtttcTTGTACCACTCTTCAAAGATAATGGTTACAGTGGAACCAGAATCCATGAGGGCATCACAAGGAAGttcattaacttttatttttaccacAGATGATGGACCTACCAGACCTTCAGGTAAGTTAGTGTCTGTCTCTGGAATATGGACTTTATTGACTCTAGCAATAGATTCATCGGAACCTTTGCTGGATTCTTTTGGTCCACAAGTTGCTCCGCGCACTTGGCGAATGAGCTTTTTTATGACCTTCTGTGTATTTGCTGGAGCTGTGCATTTTGATGCAATGTGCCCATTTTCACCACATCTATAGCAGAAATATTCAGAAGACTCTGCTACAAACTGGCTTCTAGAAGTAGCACACTGTGGATTTGCAGCTGTTTTGTGGCTAGAATAGTTCGCTGTTGCGGTTGAGCCTGATTTGGTTTTCACAGTCATCACACTTATCTGTTCCTTTAGAGCTTTCAGTTCTTTCTTTAAAGACTGTATTTCGGGGTTTGACTCAGCTCTTACTTTCTTCTTATCCTTGgacttttttgtagttttatcaTTTTCTGATTTAGACAATTTGTTCACTTGCTCACTCAGGGCGGATTTTAATTCTTCAATCTCAGCTCGAAGTTCAAGTTGCTGACTATTTGCCAACTCGTTTTCCTTTTCCACCTGCACTGCATGCACACGCTGGCGGTGCACAGGTTTGCTGAGACTGTGCCTGGCGGCTTCACGTTCTTCCTCCGCACGAATTTCTTTGAGCAAGGTTAGGAAAGCAGGAGGATCATGCCTCCTCTCTCGCAAGTTCAACTTAAGCAACATGAGATCAGACTCAGTTGCTCCTTTTATAAGCTGCTCAAGCCTAGCTTTGTTGGCTGCGCTAACTGGGAGACCACCTCTCTTAATTACTTTACAGAGGAATCTTTCAAGTCTGCGCAAAAACTCTGACAAGGGCTCACCAGACTCCTGGCGAAGAGACCTGAAAGACAAATAAAGGTCTTCTCCTGACTCTGAGGTTCCAAAAGTACTTTCTATTGCTTCTATGTACTCCAAATGACTAGCATCAGGATTCGACAAGCGTACAGCCTGAAGGATCTCCAAAGCCGGACCTTTGAGACTCTCAACTATCCTgcgtcttttctctttttctgaacaCTCATACTCTTCTACCATAAGCTTGGCCTGTTCAAGCCAGTTATCCAAACACTCCTCACCTAGTGGAACAGGGCTGATTCCAGAAAAAGTCCTTAAACGTCTATAGTTGTTGCTTTCAGTGGGTTTTGTGGTTTTATGCAACACTTCCCCTACAGCGCGAATAATAGACTCTGGAGTGCTATTCACTTCTGTGGCGGAACCACACATTGGATAAATGTCTTCCATTGTTTTTCCTTGTTCTTGGAGGAACTGTGCTAGTTTCTCTGAGAAATCATCTGCACTGCTCTCTTTGCGCTGAGCTACCACTATCTTCCAGCCATGCCCCCTGGCAGGCAAGAAGACTTCACATGGGACTCTAGAGGGATCGATTGGCTCACGACATTCGCAAAGCACGCTTAATGCCTGGTGTTTGGCGTCAAACATTTTTCCTCTTACCCTTACTTTTCCCAGTGCTTTTATGGTTTCCAGTGCTTCCTCAATGCAAGAGATATCGTCATCTTCGGGGACTCCAAGTACCATAAGGGCATGTGTTAGCTCTATACCCTCCCCTCTACACCAGTTACTTAACTCCAACTGCGAGGAATTACTCAAACTTGCCATTATTTTGTCTTATGTGCTTGCAGGCTTGACCATGAGAAAGAGTCTCAACTACTTGACATTAAAATTTATACCTTATTAGGGAAAatatcccagcggtgcctccaattTGTGTAGCACCCGAcccatgtagctaataggtaaaCATCATTTAAAGACAGGGGTATTGTAGTACTATGGGCGGGGCCCTGGGTTCTTTAATTTATTGGCTTCCGTACTAACCTGTATTGATAAGAAATTTGGTGATTGGTGCCTCCACTTAGCAGAATACAACCCTTTGGCCTTTAATCCTACTAAGAATTGTTATCATCCAGTGTTGAAACACGTTTCTCTGGttcaaatttaataaacagGGGAAAATCCTTACACgaaagaaataacacacacaggatTCTTAACCtcaaaaatatagaatttagtaatcaaaattaatatttgcaacTTCAACTAAACACAATAAGagtacaaaataattacttcaattAGGGTCTCTTCAAAAcacctgtaaataaatcaaattacttgTGAAAACAATAGtcctgcagctcacacacacactcacacactcaagcTGCAACTCAATATcagtcctttaaaataaaataaaacaaacggtGCAGGCCTGTGTCGACGCTGGGGTGCGGTGTGGTCAGAAACTTTATGACCCTTTCGCTTGCAAAgcaagcagaacaaaacaataaaataataagcacgTGCAATTTGAGTACTCACAACCTcgagcagtcagtcagtcagcaacctGGTTAATATTAGTCGCTGGTAACCTTTAGGGAATCATTCGTGAGGGCAACGAGGGCATCCGGCAACGGCTTCGGTCTCCGACACAAAATCCAAGCAAGATGGCGACTCCTGGATACTTCTATGCTCCGTCACGtagcaagggggaaaaaaaagtccaaggatAGTCTCCTGGTCCTATACGTTAGCGAGCATATAAAATATCTTAGTCTTGCTTTATAATCGCTCTCATTTAAACTACTAACAGCATCGGCACACATTAACAACTTAGCAACTTAGACAGCTACTATATTATACATGTGCGACACGGCTAGCAAGCTAATATGCTATCCGCGATTAGCATCTCCATTTTAACATACTGCATCTGACAGAAACAGTTCAATACAACTTTCAAAGGAATATTTACCTTCGGATGTTTCAAAGTCCttaacacagaatggcaaactctGCATTCACCACGATGAAAGGCACTTATACTCCGATACGATCAGCGGTCAACACACACGTTTGATGTACGTCTGTGGCATCTCTGTACCTCTCGCGCACCTGCCCTCTACTAGGTCAACCTCACATCCCGCCCCCACAATCCCTTGATTGGTTACATAGGTCACAAACAaccaatacaaataaacacaagtcaagactgacattctgatgctcagtgagGATAGGTTGTACACAACACAAAATGCGTGAAAGTGCAGTGAAACTAATTAAAGTGACATACTACtttattaacaaacaaaatgatttggtcCACTATTGTTTTAACACAACTCACTTGTgaactttataaaaactgtacatgaactattagttatttgaacattttaaaactatttactcATGCCCATAATCATTATGGACTGGGCTACACCAGGGTTAGGGTCGTCACTGATGATGGCTTAAGCTGTGTCCACACTGTAAGCAATTCACAGCAATGTGGTGACCAGAGACCATGGAAACAGAATGGCATTCCAGCAATTATGAGCGAAATAAGCATTGGTGACAGGAAGTGGGTGGAACTTGAGATAAACCTTTCTCTACTTTCAGGTAAGTGACTGAAGCGACTATCGATGATAGGGAAGAATATCACTGATTGACATATGACCTGGTAGTAACTATATTAGAAGGTGTAGTTTTCTCTTGTCCCCTCCCCAGTTGGACCAGTAGTGACATGTTTAGGTGCATGCTTTCCTTAAACCACTGTTTCTCTGAGTGGTGTCCAGGAAATGATGTGGGCCTAATAGATAATTCTGAAATTTGCTGGGGAAAACCCGGTCTTGTTAGGACTACTAATCGAAAAGTTgttggtttgatccctggctgctccagtctgcaaaactattcttgggcaagatactgaaccccaagttgctcttcgaTCCAaacagcaagattgtgtgtatgtgtgtatatgtatatgcatttgTATAGACATGTGaatctgtgtatgtatgtatgtatgtatatctttgagtatttttctttcctttgtccgccccccgttttttttttgtttgtttgtttgtttgttttgggtttttttgtttgcttttttttccccctcttctctatccGTTTCCTTATTTATCTTCTTTCTTCAGATAAAAAAGTTATTCACAAGTTCCACAGGTTTCTGTACTGGCACCAATACTTATTGATATTATACATGATTAGGGAGTATtgttagaaaacactgcatacattttcattgctttgtAAATTATACTCAGCTTTCTTTATCCCTGAACCCAGATGATACAAATCAACTAAACTACAGTCATGTCAAAGAATGACAAGACCTGGATAACCTCTAATTTTGTACTTagaaattcagacaaaacttaGGTTATTGTACTCAGTCCTAAAAatcatggtgtctaaccagatacttatttTAGATGGCATTACCACGATATCCAGTAACAATCCGAGGAATCTTGGTGTCATACAGtatttgatcaggatatgtgTTTCAATGTTCATAACACTTGTGTGTGCACATACCTTCATTCTTTTGTGCAATattgctaaaattagaaacatcctgtctcagaatgATGTTGAaaagctagttcatgcatttattacttctaggctggactcaGGTCACTCTAAAAGTTCtctgaaaagtcttcagttgatccagaatGCTACAGTTGGTAAACTAAATGGGACAAGTAAAAATATAGAAGGAGAgaccatatttctcccatattagcttctctttaTTAGTCCCCACTAAAATTGAATTTGAAATCCTTCTCCTTGCATACAAAATCTTAAATAATCAAGCTGtgtcatatcttaaagacctcatagtactttAATATTCTAGGAGAGCACTTTGGACTGCaggtttacttgtggttcctagagttttcaaaagtagaatggaagacagagccttcagctttcaggcccgtCTTCTGCAGAAATAGCTCCCAGGTTTGATTTGGGAAACAAACACTCTCTACTTTtgagattaagcttaaaaccttcctttttaataaagctcATATTTAGGGCTGATTAGACTACCCTgagccatcccttagttatgctgcaacagACCTAGGCCGCTGGGGGGCCTCCAATGACACACTGAGCATTTTATCTTTACTCATCTccactctctgtgtttgtatacACCACTACTGTATTTCATTTCATTAGCAATTATTAAACTTTGGCTCGCTTGCCTATagtttgccttttgtcctgtctctctctgctctcttctatttccctcacccccaaccagtcatagcagatggctgccctttCCTGAGCCTGATTTTtcaagaggtttcttcctgttaaaagggagtttttacttCCCAGTGTCACAAAGGGGTTTGTTTCTAATATTGTTGCGTCTTTACTGTACAATATAgagcataaaacacacacaagtgaTCAGCTGTCACCTACAAAACAATATGCTACGAGCAAATTGCTTTTAGTGTATACACAGCTTTAGACCCCACATGATTAAGTCTTAATTTACCCTTAATTCACTATACCAAAGTTGTTGTCTAAAGTTCTTTGTACAATGGAGAATTTAGACACCtctgaatatttattttatctaaTCCATAACATTTTGGGGTCAATTTCACAAAGAGAGGGTCTGCTCTCTTTGTGAAATTGACCCCaaaatggtataaaaaaaaaaaaaaaaacagaataagttCATAGAGTAGAAAGAACTGCAAGGTGAAACAGCCACTAGCCTTTTAATGACTAATTGACAGTTTTTTCTTGTTATCTGGACTGAAAGGTAAATGGAATATGGTGACATATTCTTATTGAGCTTGTCACACAACTGAGCTGACTCCATTGGAATTCTCATGAGTGTGATTtgcagaaaaacaataaaatataaatgaatctCTCTGTTCTTGGTTTTGAAAAACCTTCTTGCTTGTAGTTGGAGTTACTGAACAAATGAGCATTTTTTAAGTTTACTTGAGTCATGTCttgaaataaaacacattaagcAAATAAACTTAAAACTAATTTGTTCAGTAACTCCAGCTAAAAGGGGTTCTTTAAAACCAAcaacagtccatccatccatccatccatccatccattttcttccgcttgtCTGAGGCCAGGTCACggaggcagcagcctaaacagcCCAGACCtacctctccccagccacctcctctagctcatctGAGGGGGGACACAGAGGCATTctcaggccagccgagagatataatgtcctgggtctaccccagggcctcctcccagtaggacatgcccagaccACCTCACCCAAGCaacgcccaggaggcatcctagtcagatgcccgaaccacctcaactggttcctttcgatgtggaggagcagcggttctactctgagcctctgagcactcctcaccctatttctaagggagaggccagccactcaCCTCTTTTGTCAAATGCTCATTGTCCTTTTCCACAATATATACCAGGCAAGCCAGCAAAACATGGCATCAAGATATGGATGGCCTGTGATGCACATCCTGGATTACAACTGCAACAAAGGAGGTGTGGATAATCTGGACAAGGTGACTGGAATATCTAGCTAGAGGAGGATGACTGGCCCCTGCTCATCCTCATACACTGCCTTTGTGGTATGGAATGAAATCAACTC is from Archocentrus centrarchus isolate MPI-CPG fArcCen1 unplaced genomic scaffold, fArcCen1 scaffold_66_ctg1, whole genome shotgun sequence and encodes:
- the LOC115777707 gene encoding uncharacterized protein LOC115777707; this translates as MFGREARLPVDICFGTVVDGTSEVSHLKYVKQMRQDLQQAYKLAMEAATKNHMRNKSRYDQHVRDQPLAEGDRVLLRNLGLKGKHKLQDRWRSTPYVVVKKLPNLPVYQVKPEQGSGVIKTLHRDHLLPIGYLVRMPHSVENEKKVTKPAVTRLQSVRKTPKQSSLSEQVTSDSASSDLEFEGVREYSSLDMDEVKQQLLHTHHLEKPYPSSVDESSQVSDSEQSETDPVRQREELSDDTSSQESEDEELQSQPTETEMTQESPSVSKRAVKCKETPVVRKSQREVKPVIRLTYDEPGHPTEEPVTIVHHGMVIQLNLGSQGEGINPFRESTPFKRSSKQERKPLTTSGRRARVR